Sequence from the Argopecten irradians isolate NY chromosome 12, Ai_NY, whole genome shotgun sequence genome:
cccagaggtggagggcatgtcaaaattgaatttaaaatataattatgcCTCAAAGAGAAAATTATTCAACAAAATATGTCTGGATATGAATTTTTAGTTTAGTTTAGGAGAAAGATAAGTTGGTCAGTACAGCCTCTGGTTACACACCTTTGTGATACGTATTGCCCCAATGTTTCCGCCATAAGATCCCGTGGCGTGTCCGCACCCTAACGTCCCTGACAGAAAAGAGCAAAAACCTTCCACCGCGATCCCCCTATTGACAGCATGGGCAGGCGGGGGTGGAACATTACAGGCCATTGCGCATGCGTAGTAATCGGCAATGGAATCCATAAGATTAATCAAGGTTGCAATCAAGAATCCTACGAAGGCGTCCCCACTAAATAACGGCGTCCCAAATTGAcctaattaacaaaaatgatGTTGATTAATTGTTTCCAAATGATTTAAAGGGGCAATTAGtttaatttaattgtaattATGTGTTCCTGTAAAACAATATTGGTATAAACTTAATTACAATAGACCCCTCTTAATTTGAAGTcagttatattgaaatactgcttgtatatgaaatgaactaTTATCCCTGTTCATTCATATACATTACCTTTCTCCTTGGTTATATGGATATCTGGATAATATGAAGAGTATGACCATTATCAAAAGACTTCACTATAACCGGGTTCTACTGTactttatattcattttgaacaATAAACCACCAAAACCCATAGTTATTGCATATTTCTATGATTAATGACTTTCGTAAGTCTTGCACGAAATAATAACCACAACTTTTTGaactgttatttttattttaaatctgtaaaataatatattttcgGTGTCAACatgatttctgttttttttttctgatttaatAATCACCTTAAAAAcaagtttttgttgttttccttaggttttgtttctattgtttttattttttgactgTTTGCAATAATTAGTGTATTTACCTGGGTAAGGGAAATAAATCCAGCTAGCATTCTGTATCACTCCAGGCACTATGTCCGTCCTGGCGAAATAATCGGGCTCCTTCGGGTTGTCGGAGAATCCGCCAGTTTCCGTGACTACGGCGCACAATAACCAACCCGATAATAACgctatcaatatctgtataaaatgtaatactttcaataaaaacatttcttttccATCGAAtagtatgaaataaaatatcgtatttatcatattatatggGTGTTAAAGAGATGAGAGTTCTGGATTTGAAACGTATTGTTCTATAAGAATACGTATTTCCGTTTCCGGCATTGTTACTCTATCCGGTGTAGACTGAAACTTAACTACGTTTTGGTCTAGAAATAATTATTATCACCGCGACCCGTTTTATGACGTTTGAAAACGTTTCCTTATATagaatattccgtctttgcatattacagagttagctcccttgcaggtagtatcaattgttacgtcattattttgtgagcgcaattcacgtcgtttcatccgaaaagtatgacgttacgctcgcaaactcatgacgtcacaatcaatacctacccgcaagggcagataactctgtaatatgcaaatatggaatatatattgAAGTCTCATAGAAGAACGCAATTGCACTTACTCCAGTAGTTTGGTGAAAATTGGAACGTATTATATGGCATCCCCTCGTCTTGGACCAAAATGGCAGAGGCATCTTCCAGTGACCCAAGCATAAAGACAAGATGACGGAAATAGCTGATGTCCTGCAAGTTGACGGATGATTTACAAGTAACAATGGCTCTATGGAGACTATTAGTACAATTTGGCCACAATAAATCATCTTTTTACATAACAATAGACTAAACGTTATATACAAGAATTTTAAGTCGAAATTAGTTGGTTATTTTAGCTGtatgtgtaaaaatgtgaatgGATTTCCTTGCcaattcattatattttattgtcaaatgAAGCAACATTGGGAATTAGTTGCTTCAAGACCTACTTTGAAAGGAATCATCTTTATAATTGTATTCTATAGGAAAATCTTATTTTTAAAGAATGCGATTTGCATTTGCTTAATGAAAATGTTATATTGTATCGTCATTCAAATGCAACAAATTGGctaaaacataataataaatacttCTGCATTTTTGCGGAGcactttatatttattttatattagtcCTTCATCTACAAATGTATTACACTGAGATGAATAAGCAATAACATAATCGGAACGTTTTACTTACATAGCACCTATACCCCAATGTACTGATATCATGTTGGCAGTAATCCTCGCCACCCATAGGCCCACCAATAGAAGTGTCGGTACGACTGTGATTGGGCCGACAAACCTCAGCAGGACCCCAATAAGACCGGACACTCCAACAAAAGTGTGAATACACCCGATTATCATCAGGCTTCCCATCATCTGAAAGGATTGTCAATTTATATGATTTATGCTCAATCTCTTCAATGATACTTACTGGTCGACAACCTCTTTTTTCTAAATGAGGTTCTAACTTcctatttttcttttgaaataggACCCGTATCATTCTGATATGAAGGTTTTTCAGTTTAACTTTTGACCTTCGAAATCTCGTGAATCAAacaatcatttatttaaaagtaCATTTAAGGTCGCAGAGGTCTGATTCAGTTATCACGTGACTATTAACATGTTCAGTTGGTAGGGAGCTTATTGGATGGGTaagaaaatatctaaaatgaattattttgttatttaaatacaaataccATTTAAGTCTAGATTGCCATGAAAAGCTCTCAAATGGTCTATGTGTTAATTTcaagtattttttcattattataatttcattttattctttatttttttattattattttttttttgtagtcaACTGTGGCAAACTTTTCCCTGATCGATCCTAAACCTTCAATCAGATGCTTCCATCGCTATGGTGTAAGATGCTTTTATTCAAAGAGACATCTATAAATCACACTAAATCACACATATACCTTTCTGATGACTGTTCTCAATTTCTTCACCTAAACGATAAAATGACAGTATTGACATTACAGTAAATGTGCGGTCAAATAATCCACAAGGTCTTTTTAGGCTACGACACGTGTGGTGTGCTACATACCCCTCGTAACTTAACGTAATCCACATACTGGTTGTCCTGAAGAAGGTCTCCGCCCATTATCGTCGTGgtatttgatgtgaaattgtAAAGGGTATTGTTTGAATAAAACAATGGGTTTTCTGAGTAGTTACCTGTAGTAcctaaatatcaaaataaaatgataaaattttacTGTAAAACGATTAAATAACCAAAATGGAATAAAGTCGGACATGTTGAATATAGAAGTGTTCATACCATGAAATTCTGTCgcgcaaaaattaaaactatgaGAAGTTTTATGCAATtctatgtaaaataaacataacattaATCACATACCTACAACAACAAAGTTAAAATGACCTTACAGACATGATATGGATcgtaaaattaaatatgaagATGGAAACAACGCCATTTGAAAACCATCTTACCAGGTAAATCTGTCACGCCACATTTGTGTTTCTGTCCGCCGTCCTGTAGAACCAGGAGCGGGATAATGTATTCTGCTGAACCACCTTGGAAAATCGGCAGCCTGTCGAGCAAAAAAAATGTGCAAATTATGATATGAGGGCCcggttgttcaaatgatgactaggctaatcacagtttaacggCAATTTTCTAATCGAGATCAAATAAAGTTTGGTAAGATTTTTAAGAATCCAGTTATTTACTTGCTGAATTTAATGCAGatttaaaacatggctatgatgtcatcttttgttgtcaCTCGTGcttgttctgtctgtagataagtacacctttcactgtacatagtttacctgtagctgtagattagtttcaaCAGCTATAGGTGAAACATTTGTATAGTGATAGGTTAAATTAgcatatcacaaaataaactaTCTTAATGGAAATTGGTATTCATTTCAGATAGTTTGACTTCATAAAGATCTGTCTGCACTGTCTGCCATGTTGCCTCTTGTACTGCTTCACTAGGAATGAGAGGAATTCAAACTCACAAAAAAAATTCTCTGGTAAAAACATTGGTATGGAATTTCATGACAATTTCATGCAATGCATGCATGACCAGAGTACACATTACacaattgttttgaaatgtttagTGTCAAAGGTAGTTGAATgccttacctgtagctgtagattagttacaCAATAACCATAGTTAGCATTGTACATCagagtgccatgttttaagtaagagAAGATAATGAACAATGCTCGGCCCTTCGGGCCGCGCATTGTCCATGATCTTGACTAATCTTgaggtgtttctcctatacataATCATAAATTTTGCAGTAAATGAGTAATGGAATTTTCACTACTCAAGTGATAAGTCTAAGCATCCTTTGACAGCCGGGTCCAGGACattaataataaagaaatgttaTTTGTTGAAGACGTTAGATACTCAATTACTGAGAAATTTAGACCTTGTCCTCCGGAAGAGCACGCGTCCCTTGTTTTGTTAGCGTTACCAGACATTCACTACGATACGGTAATAGCAACACTAAGAATAACTCTACATGACCACAGGGATTTATACGTCCTTTATTACCATAATGTTACAGGTACTTTAAAATGTTGTTCAATTGCAACAAAATAGCCAGGTGTAtctaataataattttattaatcttTTTGATACAATTTTAGTCTTTTATGTCGGTTAACGAAACAGAAACGTGTTTCGGTAATTGAAACGAAATCTAGTAATAATTATCAAAAGTTAAAATAATGCTCGACTTACCTGGAACCAAACAATGACATGGCCATGGTTGAGAAGCCACACATAAACATTGTTGAGCCGAGTAGGTGTCCGCGGAATTCGGCATTGTCTTCCCCATGAACCGCCTGGGCCACCAGGAGGGATATAATCAACTGGGTCGCAAAGGATAGGAGAGCTTGCTGCAACCATATCATGTTTGATAAGTCCTTCTCTGTTaattatgttgatgttattgtatattttgtctGTACGCTATTAGTGTGGTGAATTTATACAACAATGTTATTGATGCTGatgttgtggtatatttgtacattgatGCTGATGTTTTGGTATATTTGTACAACAATGTTATTGATGCTGatgttgtggtatatttgtacaacaatgttattgatgctgatgttgtggtatatttgtacaacaatgttattgatgctgatgttgtggtatatttgtACAACAATGTTATTGACGCTGATGTTGTTGTATATTTGTACACAACAATGTTATTGATGCTGATGTTTTGGTATATTTGTACAACAATGTTATTGATGCTGatgttgtggtatatttgtacaacaatgttattgatgctgatgttttggtatatttgtacaacaatgttattgatgctgatgttgtggtatatttgtacaacaatgttattgatgctgatgttgtggtatatttgtacaacaatgttattgatgctgatgttgtggtatatttgtacaacaatgttattgatgctgatgttgtggtatatttgtacaacaatgttattgatgctgatgttgtggtatatttgtacaacaatgttattgatgctgatgttgtggtatatttgtacaacaatgttattgatgctgatgttgtggtatatttgtacaacaatgttattgatgctgatgttgtggtatatttgtacaacaatgttattgatgctgatgttgtggtatatttgtacaacaatgttattgatgctgatgttgtggtatatttgtacaacaatgttattgatgctgatgttgtggtatatttgtacaacaatgttattgatgctgatgttgtggtatatttgtacaacaatgttattgatgctgatgttgtggtatatttgtACAACAATGTTATTGATGCTGGATGTTTTTTGATATTTGTACAACAATGTTATTGATGCTGatgttgtggtatatttgtacaacaatgttattgatgctgatgttgtggtatatttgtacaacaatgttattgatgctgatgtttgtggtatatttgtacaacaatgtttattgatgctgatgttgtggtatatttgtACAACAAATGATTGTGGTTATTTGTGATGTATTGATGCTGATGTTTGGTATATTTGTACAACAATGTTATTGATGCTGatgttgtggtatatttgtacaacaatgttattgatgctgatgttgtggtatatttgtacaacaatgttattgatgctgatgttgtggtatatttgtacaacaatgttattgatgctgatgttgtggtatatttgtacaacaatgttattgatgctgatgttgtggtatatttgtacaacaatgttattgatgctgatgttgtggtatatttgtacaacaatgttattgatgctgatgttgtggtatatttgtacaacaatgttattgatgctgatgttgtggtatatttgtacaacaatgttattgatgctgatgttgtggtatatttgtacaaacaatgttattgatgatgttgtgTGGTTTGGTATATTTGTACAACAATGTTATTGATGCTGatgttgtggtatatttgtacaacaatgttattgatgctgatgttgtggtatatttgtacaacaatgttattgatgctgatgttgtgtatatttgtacaacaatgttattgatgctgatgttgtggtatatttgtACAACAATGTTATTGATGCTGATTTGTGATGTTTTGGTATATTTGTACAAACAATGTTTTTATGTGatgttgtggtatatttgtACAACAATGTTATTGATGCTGATGTTTGTATGTACAACATTGTTATTGATGCTGACGTTGTGGTATATTTGTACAACAAGTTATTGATGCTGATGTTACAACATTGTTATGCGGAGTTGTGGTATTTATACAACATTGTTATTGATGCTGATGTTGTGGTATTTCATACAACATTGTTATGATGCTGatgttgtggtatatttgtACAACATTGATGCTGATGCTGatgttgtggtatatttgtacaacattgttattGATGCTGatgttgtggtatatttgtACAACAATGTTTTTGATGCTGatgttgtggtatatttgtacattgatgctgatgttgtggtatatttgtACAACAATGTTATTGATGCTGATGTTGGCCAGGGGTAGATTTTGTTACCTTGACATTCTGGATTATTTTGTCTAATAATGTGTGTAATAATGTGTGTTATAATGTGTGTaataatgatgttttaatttactttattaCGATATGTTTAATGTTGATGTTGTAGTTTTAACTTGCAAAACTGTGTAGGATAGTTACGTTTGGTTCCATTCTGTTTTGATAAATAAAGTTCttacaaacaatattttcattggaaatcGTTAGCTGTAGTATAAATCCATTAAAATTCTGAAGTGACTGGGAAAAAGCATGGAGTGAGTTTTGAGCCAATTAAAATGCGTTTTACAAAGAATGATGATATGACTAAAAAGTTATGATGATAGCAGCGAGATGACCGTTGAGCGCATTGCATGAAAGAAGTAGAATTGCATGATGAAGCCGATTACAAATTTCAAAAAGTTAACAAAAGAGGTTTCTGATTGCTGGcgatagtaaaactggaggtgTATAAACAACAGCAGAAGTATCTGACAACTTCCTGGCAATTTATATTACTCATATCTTAATAATTAATTGAACAATATGGATTGATGAAGCAAGGGAAGGAGTTGACACTAGGAAAACAATTTTGTAAGACACACAGCATGATtctattaattataaaaaaaactcccATGATATATCGTTATGatgtgagttatctccctttgttttttttttttttccttcagTACTaacggagtgaaacgaagggacataactctgataaatcaGACTGATGCCAGCCCATATATAATATAGATCGAGAAATTCCATACCGACCTGGATTGCAAACACAATGGTAAGATAAATTGGTGGGTTGTCTTTGATTCTGTAGACCAGTGGAGTTGTCGTATCCTCAATCGTTATTTTGGGCGGCAAGCTTGAATCGTCGACATCCTCGTCTGTCGTCCCAGTCGGAAGTACCTCGGCCAATTTGGTATCCTGTTGTGAATTTCGGAAGTTCTCTGTCGCGTCTTCCACATCGGTGTTGGTCGGGAGATCACTTGAACGGGTATTATCCATTGCAAGAGGGGTGGTTTCCTTGTCCAATCCAACCTGATATTTACTATTTCCATCACATTCCCCATTTACACTATTATGATAAACGGAatccattatttttttcaccCCTAACATGTCACATAACCCGTTTGCGCTGGTTTCCCTGTGAGAAAGATGAATTCTGGACcatgaaatattactggtaGTCAGTTCCCGTACAGAGACTTTTGTAATCACTCATGCGTACATTTTGACTTTTACTTCACAGTCTAGTTGTGATGGGTAGAGCCTGGCATTTCTCCAGCTACGATAATCTACTGTTTATCATGTATGAATTCCTTAGTTGTTGATGTCCTTGTAATGGTCATTTGCGATctcttcaatattttttatgaaaacagGCTGTCCTTCAGTGCATTTTGCATAAGGTCATGGGTCatcaatcatttttaattaataagacACCTGACCGGCATGGAAAGCGATTTTACTGTTAGCGTAAACATTTTTGTGCACTCAAATCTTTGGGTGTTTTTCAAATCATATTACTGAGTACAATGTTTGTAATTGTCTAGCTAACCTGGACAAGAAGTAAAATGTTGTGCAAAATACGAAAACGGTTTCTCTcatcataattttaaaattatcgtTGATTATTAAAGGTTCATTGCGCTATACGACAAAACAACGAAATTGTTAATTTCTAACCCATTACATTGTAacccattactttgtaacccaTTACATTGTACCCATTACTTGTAACCATTTTGTAACCCATTACTTTTgtaaccattactttgtaaccattactttgtaaccattactttgtaaccattactttgtaaccattactttgtaacccattactttgtaaccattactttgtaaccattactttgtaacccattactttgtaacccaTTACATCGTAACCCATTACTTTTATTGTAacccattactttgtaaccattactttgtaacccattactttgtaacccattactttgtaacccaTTACTTTTATTGTAACCCATTACATTGTAacccattactttgtaacccattactttgtaaccattactttgtaaccattactttgtaacccaTTACTTTTGTAACCATTTATTTgtaaccattactttgtaaccattactttgtaacccattactttgtaacccattactttgtaacccattactttgtaacccattactttgtaaccattactttgtatactttgtaaccattactttgtaaccattactttgtaacccattactttgtaaccattactttgtaaccattac
This genomic interval carries:
- the LOC138336602 gene encoding solute carrier family 23 member 2-like; its protein translation is MDSVYHNSVNGECDGNSKYQVGLDKETTPLAMDNTRSSDLPTNTDVEDATENFRNSQQDTKLAEVLPTGTTDEDVDDSSLPPKITIEDTTTPLVYRIKDNPPIYLTIVFAIQQALLSFATQLIISLLVAQAVHGEDNAEFRGHLLGSTMFMCGFSTMAMSLFGSRLPIFQGGSAEYIIPLLVLQDGGQKHKCGVTDLPGTTGNYSENPLFYSNNTLYNFTSNTTTIMGGDLLQDNQYVDYVKLRGVCSTPHVS